A DNA window from Acropora palmata chromosome 12, jaAcrPala1.3, whole genome shotgun sequence contains the following coding sequences:
- the LOC141860503 gene encoding uncharacterized protein LOC141860503, whose product MEDKAGKEKPANDLGTDFRSRSELGQAIECHEKDFEIAIEIGDRAREGKAYGNLGNAYRLWGNFRRAIEYHEKNLRLAIEMGDRAGEGEAYGNLGCAYDSMGGFLKAIECHEKCLNIAIQIGDLDGKGRASGGLGNAYDSIGDFRKAIEYHENALKIAKEIDDQEGEGVAYGNLGNAFFSLGDFRKAIECHEKHLKNAMEIGLLSGEGTAHGNIGNAYHALADFQKAIEYHQKALKTAIEIADREGEGLAYGNLGNACNSLGDFIKALDYHKKHLKIAKEIGLRAGEGTAYGNLGYTYRSLGDFQKAIEYHEKDLKIAIEIGDRTGEGTAYGNIGYAYRSLGDFHKAIEYHKEHLKIAKEIGDRTGEGRAYGYLGNAYQSMGDYRTAIEYHEKGLKIAIAIGDRAGEGGAYGNIGNAYPSLGDYRRAIEYHKKTFENCNRNR is encoded by the coding sequence ATGGAGGACAAagcaggaaaagaaaaacccgCTAACGATCTCGGTACAGATTTCCGCTCACGGAGTGAATTAGGACAAGCCATTGAgtgtcatgaaaaagattttgaaattgcaatagaaatcggtgatcgggccagagaaggaaaagcttatggaaatctcggtaacgCTTACCGCTTATGGGGTAACTTCCGAagagccattgagtatcatgaaaagaatttgagacttgcaatagaaatgggtgatcgggccggagaaggagaagcctatggaaatctcggttgcGCTTACGACTCAATGGGTGGCTTCCTCAAAGCCATTGAGTGTCATGAAAAATGTCTAAATATTGCAATACAAATCGGTGACCTAGACGGAAAAGGACGGGCCAGTGGAGGCCTCGGTAATGCCTACGACTCAATAGGTGatttccgaaaagccattgagtatcatgaaaatgccttaaaaatcgcaaaagaaatcgatgatcaagaaggagaaggagtagcctatggaaatctcggtaatgctttcttttcattgggtgacttccgaaaagccattgagtgtcatgaaaaacatttgaaaaatgcaatggAAATCGGTCTTCTAAGCGGAGAAGGAACGGCCCATGGAAATATCGGCAATGCTTACCACGCACTGGCCGACTTTCagaaagccattgagtatcaccAAAAAGCCCTTAAAACTGCAATAGAAATCGCTGATAGAGAGGGAGAAGGATtggcctatggaaatctcggcaatgcttgcaactcactgggtgacttcaTAAAGGCTCTtgattatcataaaaaacatttgaaaattgccaaagaaaTCGGTCTTCGAGCCGGGGAAGGAAcggcctatggaaatctcggttatACTTACCGTTCACTGGGGGACttccaaaaagccattgagtatcatgaaaaagatttgaaaattgcgatagaaatcggtgatcggaccGGAGAAGGAACGGCCTATGGAAATATCGGTTATGCTTATCgttcactgggtgacttccaTAAGGCTATTGAATATCATAaagaacatttaaaaattgcaaaagaaatcggtgatcggaccggagaaggaagagcctatggatatctcggtaatgcttaccagtcaatgggtgactatcgaacagccattgagtatcatgaaaaaggtttgaaaattgcaatagcgatcggtgatcgggccggagaaggaggagcctatggaaatatcGGTAACGCTTACccgtcactgggtgactatcgaagagccattgagtatcataaaaaaacatttgaaaattgcaatagaaatcggtga